TGATCTGCTGGGTGAGTTCCTCCGCGCCACGTTCCGGCCCCAGGGCTGCCGAAAGCTCCTCCGTCAGGGCGGTGAAGCCGCTGATATCAGCAAAGAGCGCCGCGCCGTCCGCTTCCGCGGGCAGAGCACGGTCAGTAAGCAGGGCAAAAAGCCGGTCTATCGCTAGAAAGGGGACCAGATCGTGCAGGAGCGCCAGCCCATCCAGCGCGTGTTTGTCCACGAAGACTACTGCCTTCTACGCACATTCGGCGCACAGGCAGGATAATGCAGAACAGCCTTCGATGCAAGATGCAACCGCGCTGTGCGGCCTGCCGGAAGGGAGTGCCGATCGTTGTGGCGAACAGACGGGCTGTGGTAGCATCCACTCAGACGAGGAGCGGAGTCTTCATCCCTCATAGCGCGTCTGGAGCCAGTCTGGCAAGAGAGGAGGGAGCGCCTTGCACATCGTGGTCGGTACACGCAGCACACCGGATACGGCGGCTCGCCTGGAAGTAGCGCCCGATGGGCGCGTCTCCTGGGGAGATGCGCCGCTGGTGATCAACCCCTGGGACGAATACGCCGTAGAGGAGGCCCTCCTGCGGGCCAAAGCAGGCAACGGTATAGTTACCGTGATCGCCCTCGGCCCAGAGGAACATAACGAAGCCCTCAAGTATGCGCTGGCTATGGGGGCGGATCGCGCCATCCGCCTGTGGGATGACGCCTGGTCGGGGCTGGACAGCCGCGGCTATGCCGCTGCTTTCGCCGCTGCCGTGCGCCGGCTTGGCGACGTCGATCTGGTGATCTTCGGCAAGGAGGCCGCCGACGAGGCCAGCGATGTCCACATCTTCCAGACTGCCCGTGCCCTCGGCTGGACGCTGCTGAGTGCCGTCGCCCACATTGAGGCCCTTGACAGCAGCGTGATCCGTGTCGAGCAATCCCTGGAGGAGGGCCGCCAGATTGCCAGTGGACCGCTGCCTGCCGTGATCAGCGTCCTGCGGGGCATCAACGAGCCGCGCTACCCGTCCTTCATCGGCATCCGTAAGGCCGCCAGGGCCGAGATTCCGGTCTGGGATACGGCGGCGCTGGGAGTCAGCCTGCCCGCGCCCGCCAGCCAGGTGAGCAGCTTCCGGCTCCCACCTGCCCGTGAAGGCGCGTGCGAGATCATCGGCGGCGACACAGTCGAAGCGCAGGTCGCCGCTCTGGTGGAGAAGCTGCTAGCGGAGAAGGTGATCTAACCATGGCCGTGTACGTCTGGATCGAGCAGTTCAAAGGCAAGGCCGCCCCGGCGTCCTGGGAGGCTCTGGGCCAGGGCCGCGTCATCGCCGGGGCGTTGGGTGTCCCGCTGACGGCGCTGGTCTTCGGCCAGGGGGTGGATGCGCTGGCCAGGGAAGCCATCCACTACGGCGCTGATGAGGTGATCGCCGCTGATGATCCTACTCTGGCCGATTACCGTCTGGAGC
This DNA window, taken from Anaerolineae bacterium, encodes the following:
- a CDS encoding electron transfer flavoprotein subunit beta/FixA family protein, with amino-acid sequence MHIVVGTRSTPDTAARLEVAPDGRVSWGDAPLVINPWDEYAVEEALLRAKAGNGIVTVIALGPEEHNEALKYALAMGADRAIRLWDDAWSGLDSRGYAAAFAAAVRRLGDVDLVIFGKEAADEASDVHIFQTARALGWTLLSAVAHIEALDSSVIRVEQSLEEGRQIASGPLPAVISVLRGINEPRYPSFIGIRKAARAEIPVWDTAALGVSLPAPASQVSSFRLPPAREGACEIIGGDTVEAQVAALVEKLLAEKVI